One Panicum virgatum strain AP13 chromosome 3N, P.virgatum_v5, whole genome shotgun sequence DNA segment encodes these proteins:
- the LOC120663798 gene encoding uncharacterized protein LOC120663798 — protein sequence MTTEFLRVKKFHHHQETTDSPLSLRKRMELQPELSLAPAAWPAFAPAPATRSSSSESDGTSRKKRKHHAAGAAWEEPQHPPASLELQLNDPLPLDWEQCLDLQSGRMYYLDRKTLRKSWVRPREQSVNLDLNISTAATVDTGAGVVAAAPDEDAEPTKRPAGGAVSSGGNNMVAVPCANCHLLVMLCKSFPSCPNCKFVQPLAPATPRPAAAHQRLDAAIKPLETLSLLH from the exons ATGACCACCGAGTTCCTCCGGGTGAAGAAGTTCCACCACCACCAGGAAACAACCGACagccccctgagcctgaggaaGAGGATGGAGCTGCAGCCGGAGCTGTCGCTCGCCCCGGCGGCGTGGCCGGCCTTCGCCCCCGCTCCGGCCACCAGGAGCTCGTCGTCCGAGTCCGACGGCACCtccaggaagaagaggaagcaccacgccgccggcgccgcctgggAGGAGCCCCAGCACCCGCCGGCGAGCCTGGAGCTGCAGCTCAACGACCCGCTGCCCCTCGACTGGGAGCAGTGCCTCGACCTCCAA TCGGGGCGGATGTATTACCTCGACAGGAAGACGCTGAGGAAGAGCTGGGTCAGGCCGCGGGAGCAGAGCGTGAACCTGGACCTCAACATCTCCACGGCCGCCaccgtcgacaccggcgccggcgtcgtcgccgctgcTCCCGACGAGGACGCCGAGCCGACCAAGaggcccgccggcggcgccgtgaGCTCCGGAGGCAACAACATGGTGGCCGTGCCGTGCGCCAACTGCCACCTCCTCGTCATGCTCTGCAAGTCCTTCCCCTCCTGCCCCAACTGCAAGTTCGTGCAGCCACTGGCGCCAGCCAccccgcgcccggcggcggcgcaccagaGGCTCGACGCCGCCATCAAGCCGCTGGAGACCCTGAGCCTCCTCCACTAG
- the LOC120663796 gene encoding pentatricopeptide repeat-containing protein At2g22410, mitochondrial-like isoform X1, with translation MPPPPRPFPAPAATAPPPRPAWNTNRNLVVTHPLLSLLERCSSFRRLLQLQALLTVSGLAAHRFPASRLLAFCALSDPPRPAHAAAVLAQCAEGPNAYMLATMMRGFLRAGLPARALDLFRRVLRDRLPADARTFVFAIKAAAAAALSPGEAVHCVALKRGFLSQSVLVGNALVHLYASSMSFRDARNVFNEMPDRDVVSWTTLVDGYARGGMPDEAWRVFCRMVVSEGMWPNGVTLVAAASAVGQMGLLALGRTVHRCVAGSGVGTSVNLENALVDMFGKCGCLASAKEVFEGMVVKDVYSWTSMISAYAKCGDLESAVQLFDEMPMRNTVSWSCMIAAYSQANRPDEAMRMFNDMIAAGMEPIDATLVSVVSACAQLGCLDLGSWLYETYIVTHKVRLTVNLGNAFINMFAKCGDVGAASRLFDYMEERNSVSWNSVIMAHASHGQSEEALHLFQQLKGTSILPDEITYIGVLSACSHSGSVSEGQRHFKEMKVVYGIEPRAEHYACMIDLLGKVGLVEEAFEVARSMPIGADVAGWGALLNACRMHGKVEIGECAAAKLAELDPFDSGIYVLMSQIYASESKWDQVKMLRTVMRDRGVKKNPGCSSIEVDGKFHEFLAADVSHVHSEDIYAALKNVYIHLKAEGELHAVELFLGGVSPFQMA, from the exons atgccgccgccgccgcggcccttcCCTGCcccagcggcgacggcgcctcCTCCGCGGCCGGCGTGGAACACGAACCGCAACCTGGTGGTGACCCACCCGCTGCTCTCCCTCCTCGAGCGCTGCTCGTCCTTCCGGCGCCTCCTCCAACTCCAGGCGCTGCTCACCGTCTCCGGCCTCGCCGCGCACCGCTTCCCGGCCTCCCGCCTCCTCGCCTTCTGCGCGCTCTCCgacccgccgcgccccgcccacgccgccgccgtcctcgcccaGTGCGCCGAGGGCCCCAACGCCTATATGCTCGCCACCATGATGCGCGGCTTCCTCCGCGCCGGCCTCCCTGCCCGCGCGCTCGACCTCTTCCGCCGCGTGCTCCGCGACCGCCTCCCCGCCGACGCGCGCACCTTCGTCTTCGCCAtcaaagcagcagcagccgccgccttgTCCCCCGGTGAAGCTGTCCACTGCGTCGCCCTCAAGCGAGGGTTCCTCAGCCAGAGCGTGCTCGTGGGCAACGCGCTCGTCCACTTGTACGCCAGCAGCATGTCGTTTCGGGACGCGCGGAATGTGTTCAACGAAATGCCCGACCGGGACGTCGTATCGTGGACAACGCTGGTGGACGGATACGCGCGCGGTGGGATGCCCGACGAGGCATGGCGGGTGTTCTGCAGGATGGTGGTATCGGAGGGCATGTGGCCTAACGGGGTGACACTGGTCGCCGCAGCCTCGGCAGTTGGGCAGATGGGGCTACTGGCTCTGGGGAGGACGGTGCATCGTTGTGTTGCTGGGAGTGGTGTTGGTACGAGCGTTAACTTGGAGAATGCGCTGGTTGATATGTTTGGGAAGTGTGGGTGTTTGGCCTCTGCAAAGGAAGTATTTGAGGGAATGGTGGTCAAGGATGTGTACTCCTGGACGAGCATGATCAGTGCATATGCTAAGTGTGGTGATTTGGAGAGTGCAGTGCAGCTGTTCGACGAAATGCCTATGAGGAACACGGTTTCTTGGAGTTGCATGATTGCTGCTTACTCACAGGCGAATCGACCGGACGAAGCAATGAGGATGTTCAACGACATGATTGCAGCAGGAATGGAACCGATTGATGCCACTCTTGTGAGTGTTGTGTCGGCATGTGCTCAGTTGGGTTGCTTGGATCTTGGTAGTTGGCTATATGAGACTTACATTGTCACTCATAAGGTTAGGCTTACAGTGAATCTAGGTAATGCATTCATCAATATGTTTGCAAAATGCGGAGATGTGGGTGCAGCATCAAGATTATTTGACTACATGGAAGAGAGGAATTCAGTAAGTTGGAACTCGGTGATCATGGCCCATGCCTCGCATGGTCAGTCTGAAGAAGCTCTTCATCTCTTTCAGCAGTTGAAAGGAACTAGTATTTTGCCTGATGAGATCACATATATTGGGGTACTTTCTGCGTGCAGTCATAGTGGTTCAGTTTCTGAAGGGCAGCGCCATTTCAAAGAAATGAAGGTGGTTTATGGGATTGAACCCAGGGCTGAACATTATGCTTGCATGATCGATCTTTTGGGTAAAGTTGGGCTTGTAGAAGAGGCATTTGAAGTTGCAAGAAGTATGCCAATTGGAGCTGATGTGGCTGGTTGGGGTGCTCTTTTAAACGCATGCAGAATGCATGGTAAAGTTGAGATTGGTGAATGTGCTGCAGCTAAGCTTGCTGAGCTAGATCCTTTTGACAGTGGAATCTATGTACTTATGAGCCAAATATATGCAAGTGAAAGCAAATGGGACCAGGTGAAGATGCTGAGGACAGTGATGAGAGATAGAGGTGTAAAGAAGAATCCTGGATGTAGTTCTATCGAAGTGGATGGAAAGTTTCATGAGTTTCTGGCTGCAGATGTTTCACATGTCCACTCAGAAGATATATATGCTGCATTGAAGAATGTTTATATTCATTTAAAAGCAGAAG GTGAATTGCATGCTGTGGAGCTTTTCTTAGGTGGAGTGTCTCCCTTTCAGATGGCCTAG
- the LOC120663796 gene encoding pentatricopeptide repeat-containing protein At2g22410, mitochondrial-like isoform X2 yields MPPPPRPFPAPAATAPPPRPAWNTNRNLVVTHPLLSLLERCSSFRRLLQLQALLTVSGLAAHRFPASRLLAFCALSDPPRPAHAAAVLAQCAEGPNAYMLATMMRGFLRAGLPARALDLFRRVLRDRLPADARTFVFAIKAAAAAALSPGEAVHCVALKRGFLSQSVLVGNALVHLYASSMSFRDARNVFNEMPDRDVVSWTTLVDGYARGGMPDEAWRVFCRMVVSEGMWPNGVTLVAAASAVGQMGLLALGRTVHRCVAGSGVGTSVNLENALVDMFGKCGCLASAKEVFEGMVVKDVYSWTSMISAYAKCGDLESAVQLFDEMPMRNTVSWSCMIAAYSQANRPDEAMRMFNDMIAAGMEPIDATLVSVVSACAQLGCLDLGSWLYETYIVTHKVRLTVNLGNAFINMFAKCGDVGAASRLFDYMEERNSVSWNSVIMAHASHGQSEEALHLFQQLKGTSILPDEITYIGVLSACSHSGSVSEGQRHFKEMKVVYGIEPRAEHYACMIDLLGKVGLVEEAFEVARSMPIGADVAGWGALLNACRMHGKVEIGECAAAKLAELDPFDSGIYVLMSQIYASESKWDQVKMLRTVMRDRGVKKNPGCSSIEVDGKFHEFLAADVSHVHSEDIYAALKNVYIHLKAEGYIPPT; encoded by the coding sequence atgccgccgccgccgcggcccttcCCTGCcccagcggcgacggcgcctcCTCCGCGGCCGGCGTGGAACACGAACCGCAACCTGGTGGTGACCCACCCGCTGCTCTCCCTCCTCGAGCGCTGCTCGTCCTTCCGGCGCCTCCTCCAACTCCAGGCGCTGCTCACCGTCTCCGGCCTCGCCGCGCACCGCTTCCCGGCCTCCCGCCTCCTCGCCTTCTGCGCGCTCTCCgacccgccgcgccccgcccacgccgccgccgtcctcgcccaGTGCGCCGAGGGCCCCAACGCCTATATGCTCGCCACCATGATGCGCGGCTTCCTCCGCGCCGGCCTCCCTGCCCGCGCGCTCGACCTCTTCCGCCGCGTGCTCCGCGACCGCCTCCCCGCCGACGCGCGCACCTTCGTCTTCGCCAtcaaagcagcagcagccgccgccttgTCCCCCGGTGAAGCTGTCCACTGCGTCGCCCTCAAGCGAGGGTTCCTCAGCCAGAGCGTGCTCGTGGGCAACGCGCTCGTCCACTTGTACGCCAGCAGCATGTCGTTTCGGGACGCGCGGAATGTGTTCAACGAAATGCCCGACCGGGACGTCGTATCGTGGACAACGCTGGTGGACGGATACGCGCGCGGTGGGATGCCCGACGAGGCATGGCGGGTGTTCTGCAGGATGGTGGTATCGGAGGGCATGTGGCCTAACGGGGTGACACTGGTCGCCGCAGCCTCGGCAGTTGGGCAGATGGGGCTACTGGCTCTGGGGAGGACGGTGCATCGTTGTGTTGCTGGGAGTGGTGTTGGTACGAGCGTTAACTTGGAGAATGCGCTGGTTGATATGTTTGGGAAGTGTGGGTGTTTGGCCTCTGCAAAGGAAGTATTTGAGGGAATGGTGGTCAAGGATGTGTACTCCTGGACGAGCATGATCAGTGCATATGCTAAGTGTGGTGATTTGGAGAGTGCAGTGCAGCTGTTCGACGAAATGCCTATGAGGAACACGGTTTCTTGGAGTTGCATGATTGCTGCTTACTCACAGGCGAATCGACCGGACGAAGCAATGAGGATGTTCAACGACATGATTGCAGCAGGAATGGAACCGATTGATGCCACTCTTGTGAGTGTTGTGTCGGCATGTGCTCAGTTGGGTTGCTTGGATCTTGGTAGTTGGCTATATGAGACTTACATTGTCACTCATAAGGTTAGGCTTACAGTGAATCTAGGTAATGCATTCATCAATATGTTTGCAAAATGCGGAGATGTGGGTGCAGCATCAAGATTATTTGACTACATGGAAGAGAGGAATTCAGTAAGTTGGAACTCGGTGATCATGGCCCATGCCTCGCATGGTCAGTCTGAAGAAGCTCTTCATCTCTTTCAGCAGTTGAAAGGAACTAGTATTTTGCCTGATGAGATCACATATATTGGGGTACTTTCTGCGTGCAGTCATAGTGGTTCAGTTTCTGAAGGGCAGCGCCATTTCAAAGAAATGAAGGTGGTTTATGGGATTGAACCCAGGGCTGAACATTATGCTTGCATGATCGATCTTTTGGGTAAAGTTGGGCTTGTAGAAGAGGCATTTGAAGTTGCAAGAAGTATGCCAATTGGAGCTGATGTGGCTGGTTGGGGTGCTCTTTTAAACGCATGCAGAATGCATGGTAAAGTTGAGATTGGTGAATGTGCTGCAGCTAAGCTTGCTGAGCTAGATCCTTTTGACAGTGGAATCTATGTACTTATGAGCCAAATATATGCAAGTGAAAGCAAATGGGACCAGGTGAAGATGCTGAGGACAGTGATGAGAGATAGAGGTGTAAAGAAGAATCCTGGATGTAGTTCTATCGAAGTGGATGGAAAGTTTCATGAGTTTCTGGCTGCAGATGTTTCACATGTCCACTCAGAAGATATATATGCTGCATTGAAGAATGTTTATATTCATTTAAAAGCAGAAGGTTATATTCCTCCTACTTGA
- the LOC120663799 gene encoding adenylylsulfatase HINT3-like isoform X2, with protein MPPPPGSSAPAPERRLAVLLSHFRPTREAPRATIRLASAERHGTAAAAEAEAEAEAGLSASPCAAGGSRSSGGGHCVFCNIVAGAAPAFKLYEDDECVCILDVKPLTTGHSLIIPKSHYPSLQTTPPTVLAAICSKLPLLGTAIMKATQCDAFNVLINNGEKAGQVIFHTHVHIIPRSKDDNLWSSEETKDLVSSIKEVLSSSPEDYSTVTSSAPKGF; from the exons atgccgccgccgccgggctcgtCTGCGCCCGCGCCGGAGCGGCGCCTCGCCGTGCTCCTCTCCCACTTCCGCCCGACCCGCGAGGCCCCGCGCGCCACCATCCGCCTCGCCAGCGCCGAGCGCCACgggaccgcggccgcggcggaggccgaggccgaggccgaggcggggcTCTCTGCttccccctgcgccgccggaggAAGCAGGTCCTCTGGAGGCGGACACTGTGTGTTCTGCAACATCGTCGCGGGCGCCGCACCGGCCTTCAAG CTCTACGAGGATGATGAGTGCGTGTGCATCCTGGATGTTAAACCACTAACAACTGG GCATTCCCTGATCATTCCGAAAAGCCACTATCCATCACTGCAAACAACACCACCAACA GTACTAGCAGCTATCTGCTCTAAACTGCCACTCCTGGGTACTGCAATAATGAAGGCTACTCAATGTG ATGCATTCAATGTGCTAATCAACAATGGAGAGAAGGCAGGGCAGGTTATTTTTCAT ACTCATGTCCACATCATTCCCCGTAGCAAAGATGATAACCTGTGGTCTTCAGAG GAAACTAAGGATCTTGTTAGCAGCATCAAGGAAGTGCTCTCTTCTTCCCCTGAAGACTACAGTACTGTAACGTCATCTGCACCAAAGGGATTCTGA
- the LOC120663799 gene encoding adenylylsulfatase HINT3-like isoform X1, translating into MPPPPGSSAPAPERRLAVLLSHFRPTREAPRATIRLASAERHGTAAAAEAEAEAEAGLSASPCAAGGSRSSGGGHCVFCNIVAGAAPAFKLYEDDECVCILDVKPLTTGHSLIIPKSHYPSLQTTPPTVLAAICSKLPLLGTAIMKATQCDAFNVLINNGEKAGQVIFHTHVHIIPRSKDDNLWSSETYSRNPISHGQETKDLVSSIKEVLSSSPEDYSTVTSSAPKGF; encoded by the exons atgccgccgccgccgggctcgtCTGCGCCCGCGCCGGAGCGGCGCCTCGCCGTGCTCCTCTCCCACTTCCGCCCGACCCGCGAGGCCCCGCGCGCCACCATCCGCCTCGCCAGCGCCGAGCGCCACgggaccgcggccgcggcggaggccgaggccgaggccgaggcggggcTCTCTGCttccccctgcgccgccggaggAAGCAGGTCCTCTGGAGGCGGACACTGTGTGTTCTGCAACATCGTCGCGGGCGCCGCACCGGCCTTCAAG CTCTACGAGGATGATGAGTGCGTGTGCATCCTGGATGTTAAACCACTAACAACTGG GCATTCCCTGATCATTCCGAAAAGCCACTATCCATCACTGCAAACAACACCACCAACA GTACTAGCAGCTATCTGCTCTAAACTGCCACTCCTGGGTACTGCAATAATGAAGGCTACTCAATGTG ATGCATTCAATGTGCTAATCAACAATGGAGAGAAGGCAGGGCAGGTTATTTTTCAT ACTCATGTCCACATCATTCCCCGTAGCAAAGATGATAACCTGTGGTCTTCAGAG ACCTACTCAAGGAACCCTATCTCGCATGGCCAGGAAACTAAGGATCTTGTTAGCAGCATCAAGGAAGTGCTCTCTTCTTCCCCTGAAGACTACAGTACTGTAACGTCATCTGCACCAAAGGGATTCTGA